GGTTTTATTAGCACTCGCGAAAAATCCAATGGATAGAAAATGACTAAAAACTAGAACTAATTTGAGAGCAATCATTAATTAACAATCCTAGATCGCGTATCCAACTTATCATGAGCAAAAGATAGCTAAGTACTTGAAGAACTCCTTTACTATTTGCGTTCCTTGAAAGGTAGCTAAGTCCCTCTATGCATAAAATAAAGAGATATGGTGATAGTGGATCACCCTACCGTAGACCCGGTTTAGGAGAAATAAAACCTATCTCATTGCCATTGAACAAGATAAGATAGTTGACTAAGGAAACACAGAGCATCATCCATGACATTTATTTGTAATGAAAGCCCATACTCTCAATAATAAAGCGAAGGAAATTCAAATTCACTCTATTATATGCTTTACTAATATCAACTTTCAAAACAATTTTCCTCATCAAACTATGCCCTTTATTCTTCATATGATGAATGAGTGTGAAAATTACGTATAGATATGTGataaaattttttgtataaatttaatttgtttattcaaattcaaatgtaaaaatcgaagaatatatataattttatataaatatatataatttttatctataacatgtatatatttttatacattctATAAGGTCGTTTTAGATTTAACTTTTAAATCaacgaagaaagaaaaaaagcgaAACGAGTTTCTATACTATAAAGCTAACTATCCAAATTTACGATCAAGATTATCTTTTACGATGGAAAGAAAATGTAAAGAATAATCATACtacaatatgaaaataatatcaattcatatacaaaataatatgaatataaatataataactaAAAAGAAATAAGTATGACGTATAAACAACATCACCCACAGAACGCAGCAGAAACACATTTCACACGCCGATCCCGACCGAATCTCACGTGGCAACTCTTAATTCGCTCAAAAAACTCAGGTTAAAACAAATTTGACCCTACATAATCCAAGCTCTTCCGTGCGTAACGCTGAGTCCACAATCCGCGAATTTCTTTACCTATAAATTGGAACTCTGTTGTCGGCTTCAAGTTTTCTCTTATTTTCCGTCTCTTCATTTCCCAGACCCTTTTCTCTGCTTCCtctctatatttttcattttttttttgtttatatggCATCTCAAGCCAGCCTCCTCCTTCAAAAGCAGCTCAAAGGTACTCTTTTCTTTTAATACTATCGATGTCGATTTTAATGATTTCAATTATGATTCTTTTTATGAAGAGcggtgttttggttggattttgAATTGGGTTTTTTTGATTGATCGCTTTGCAGATCTTTGTAAGAATCCGGTAGATGGGTTCTCAGCCGGATTGGTTGATGACAGCAATGTTTTCGAAGGGAGTGTTACAATTGTCGGACCACCTGAtactttttagtaatttttttaaaaattgaaattcacTGTTTTTTTAAGGAATTGTTGATGTCGGATTTGTTTGATGGCGTTGGATCACGAACTGAGGCTATAATGCATGCTCAATACAACTTTGGGTTTTGAAACGGGATTAATTTAGCTGAGTTATGATTCATGCCGGAGTTGATTTTTTAAGGGCATATTTTGAAGTCAAATCAAATATTGGTTCATAAACTCGAGTAGCTTGGTTGACTGTAGGTGATTAGAAGGTTTCAAatatttgattttgagttttacCTCGTAATGGTGTTGCCAGTTGCCATTCAATTTAGCTTTATCGAATTTATCTCGCAGCAGTCTTATGAGCTGTTATAATTAAGAGAATAATTATTCTCTCATCTGGGAAATATAACTCGtttatttttaacacaaattcTCAAAATTTCAGTGAAGGGGGATTTTTCAATGCCATCATGAGCTTTCCACCTGATTACCCAAACAGCCCTCCAACAATGAAATTTACAACAGACGTTTGGCATCCTAATGGTACACCTTTGTGTCCTTTTCAGAGGCCTTTATGTGATGCATGGTTTAATTTAGTCTCTGGGTATTGCAGTTTATACTGATGGCACTGTTTGCATATCAATTCTTCATCCTCCGGGTGATGATCCAAACGGCTACGAGCTTGCAAGTGAGCGTTGGATGCCAATCCATACTGTAcgtttatgaattgtcaattttttttaattgctttttttttttggtgcctGTACAAGTGCTTAAAATTCATGGTGCCGTAGGTTTCAGTCAAATTTAACTACTTGATTGCAAGCATGTAATTTTGTTCTATTAGACGAAAAAGGAATCAAgagaaaactataaaaatattccCTGGAAATCATAAGATGCATGCAGATTGCATTACCGAATGTAAACTCTTACTGTATACATATGGCAGGTCGAAAGTATTGTTTTGAGTATCATATCAATGCTTTCCAGCCCTAACGACGAATCTCCCGCGAATGTTGAAGCTGCTGTAAGTAGTCATCGATCGTCTTGATTCATATATATTCCTTTCTTGGTGCACTTTGGGCTATTGATTTCTGCAGTTGCATATAATGTTCCTTTTCCATGTTTGTACTAACATGGTGTTTAGCTTTCTATCAACTGCTCTAGTATACTAAAACTCTCTATAAACTGCACCTGAAATATCCTTTTGCTAAACACACGATATTCCAAATGTACGGAAAAAAAGATGAGTATAACCATATTAGAAGCATGTCTATACCCTACATTTATGTTCGAATTTGTATAATGGTGTTTATTGGGATAAAAAGCATATGTTTATATAATCTTACTATCATCATAGATAGACCGAAAGAATCAAAAGCATGTTTATATAATGGTGTTcgttaggaaaaaaaattattgttttatacACAATATGCACATGCAGAAGGAATGGAGAGAGAACAGAGATGAATTCAGGAAGAAGGTGAGCCGCTGCGTGAGACGGTCACAGGAAATGTTATGATCTGTTGGTCTACAATGTGTACCCCAGGGATCCAAGACTTGTTGAATGCCAGCTTCTATACTATATAATTTTGATCGGATTTGGATGAATATAAGattatatataatgaaatatgttCATTTTTTCGTATCCTGAAAGATAATATTGTTACTTGTCGAACATTAATACGTAAGAAAGGAGATTGATTGGATATTCAGTTCTGAGCAATGGAAATGTGGCAATTTCTTTTAGCCATTCAGCTCAATACCGCCCCCCTGATTTTCGCTGTTAAAGAACCAACATAATGGTTGTTTCTCTCTCAAATCTGTCTTTTGCAGTTTGATTTTTCTGGAAAATATATCTAATCCCCTATTTCTAGAAAACCACGAAATGGTTTTGTCTAATTCAATGCTAAATCGaagttgattattattatttattcttttaactttttagGCTTTATTCATGGATAAAGCTTAAACAAAGTTTACAAAGCTGTGCGATGCTAAagtaagtttattttattttaatgtaaaagaaaaaaagaaagagttgaAATCAATCTTCCTTTGGTGACTTAACATAGCTTCCCATCCTGACAAGCATGCCATCGATGTCGCGCACATATCCTACCCTCTGTCCCCAATCCTTCTTGTCCTCTGGCTCGCTCACCGCCATCGCCCCGTTCTCCACTGCCCGCTGTTCAACGACAACCCCACCGTTAAATCTTAATTTATGAATGTGTTAATGATAAGATTATAACCTTCTTAAAGATTGCTTTTTAACtacaaaccaaataaaaaatttataaaagttatgCTTATATGTAATTTTAACACCTAAAATATtgattatattttcaaattaaaactctgaaataatttatattaactgtttaaaaaaaatcatgtatcATAATAgcaactaatttaaatattatttcccagtaaaaataaatattgtttaaattaatttattttttttagtttcaaataTGAATCTAAAATGAACCTTCAAATTTTAATCTTTCACTTATTTTTTACagcaaaacttaaaattttaaactactCCTACATAATGAATGCTTATAGATATACACTCACAATCTCATCCATTGTAATCCTTTTATTTGGGATTAACATGGAATTAATTCAATTATAGTAAGAGGAAACCAACCGTGAATGCAGCGTCAACGTCGGAGTAAATAAAGCAGAGTTCCAGTGGGGGTCGGTGGACATCAGATTTTGGAACCTGGACTTCACCGGTTAGTTCATCGGTCTCGTGTTGGTGCTTTGGGGTAAAGGCAATGGTGGTCTGCCCACTCTCCAGCTCTCCCCATCTGTAAATTTAACAATTACAAACATCATTcataaaacaaacaaatttaacaTGCATTTGGGAGCATATCCAAAATCACCTGTGAGACTCGTCCAAGCGACGAACATTATAACCAAAGGCTTTTGCATAGAAGTCAACGGATTTCGCTACGTCCTTAACGTAAAATATGGCGTAACCCAACACTGGCTTAACATTAGACGCCATTGtttaaaatctcttcttttgatCTAAACAACACTTTTTATTTTCAAGCTGATTTCTCTACCAGATGTTAGAAAATATATAGTCAAACTCACTTTCTTTTTTTGGCTTTCATTTAGTGTCTTTCCTTTTTGAGTTGATACAAGGTTTTCACACGTGGGCAGCAATTTGGTTACACGTGGCCTGCATGCAAGTTTAGCTGATTCAACAACTCAGCTGGCAAATGGCAGTCATCCAAGTCTAACTCTAACTTCctgatttttattgaaatttaagaTCCGTTTGTTtactagaaaaatattttttggaaaatGTTTTTCTAGTTTTTGAGTGTTTGTTTActtgaaaataatttatattgGTAAAACATTTTCAGAAACGCAGGAAAATAAGAAGGAATTTTAGGTCGGTAagatatttttcgaaaaatttttctCTGCTCTCATCATATTCTGTTAATACATGCTTCATCTGGCTAAATTATGCATTTGAATGAAAACTGTATAATTTAGCCGGATAAAGTATGTATTAACAGATATACTTAAAATCTAGTTAGCACTtaaaatcattgcaatatatgtaaaaacaatataaaatataaatttattaatatatatatataataaactcaaataaacaatgaaaagataataaattcttaaatatatatttgtttaatttaaaacagcttttataatatattttcaggaaatctactAAACAATTGATTAGTTCAGGAAATTATTTTCTGGCAAATATTTTATTGGCAAACAAACggattaattcattattttttttatctgaGATTTATATAGTATTGTTGTTTATGTAGAAAAATGTGAGTTCGAGTATGTTAAAGTGTATTATCCTCTTTATAGGTTAGGGAGAGATTATAGgtaattttagatattatataaaaaatatgaaaatagaaaaaaCTGCTTGTACTATTTTTCATAAGAAACAACTTGTAATCCATTTTTGGGATGGATTGAAGATAATTTCCCCTTGTTTGCTATGTTCCAAACCCTGTGGGTATTCCGAATGAATTTGTTCTTGTCTCATGAATGGTTAAAAACGATGGCACATGGGATTGAAGTCAATTTGAAAAGTTCCTGCCAAGAGATGTTTATTTTGTGAATTGCTGCTACCTTACCTCCAGTTGAAGGCCAGGATGGCTGTTCCACGGTCAAATCTGCTTATAAAGCGAAACTGGAGTTAGGAATATTGATGAGTAGAGTGCAATATGGAAGTATCAAGGCCCACAGCGTGTGAAGACTTTCTTATGGATCTTATATAAGGGCAAAATCCTTACCAATTTTGAAAGGCATAGACGTAAGCTCACCGACAATTCTAATTCCCCCTTTTGTTGTGTTTGTACTGAGGATGTAGATCATGTCATGCAGAAATGTTCCTTATGCATTAGGCCTCTGGGTTAATTTAGTTAAACCGAATAAGTTAAGTGAACTTTTTAGCAAGGACATTATGAGGTACTGGGACGTCTGGAACGTTAAATCACCTGACTATTTCTCAGCTAAATCTGATTGGGATTTGCTTTTGGATTCTGAAGCTGGGGTTTGTGGAAAAGTAGGTTCCTGAAAATCTTTGACCATAATTTTATGTGTCTTGATATtcgtttattcatttatttaaaattatatggttacgaatatttttatttaaatacatttataaataataaataatgaaaagaacaataaatatatattatttcttaGATATAAAGTAGACAAATGTaagtattaataattatattataaataaaaacatataaatcaaaataattttattaatatatattaataaaacaataaactagttttgaattatttagtacacaaaatttaaatgaattgaacaaattttatttatatttattcattaaaCGAGTCTCAAAATATTGTTTATGTTGATTTATTTAACTTCATAatgaataaaggaataaaaatataACCATTGTTGatttacaaaacaaaaaattGAGGTGAAAGGGAAATATCCAAGATGTAAGTCAGGTAAACAAAGATTTTtgagtaaataaaaaaagttaaagaaCCAAATCTTCGAATCAAGAAAAAGACCCAAAAAAGAATATCAACCAATTAGATGTTTCCACGTTAACTTCATACACGTGGCAGCAACCAGAGACGTACCTAAGCATATACAACTTCCAAGAGACAACTCacgtaaaaaagaaaaaagacaaaacatattTCTGTCTTGAAAACGCAAACGCAAAGTATCCGCCATTaattacacaaataattataattatagtaATCTCCCTTAATTACGCCCCTTAAACACACTTAAGTTTACTTACCTAAGCAGAGTAATTATTGATTAACCTTTTCCTAACCATTGAAATCTCTAATCTCAAAAAATCAAGAAGCCCCTCCCCTTAATTCGAGTTTCTTTAAGGTAATTAAGATAGTTTAAATGATTAAAATCTGGGATTTTAATTCCGTTTGGTGTGCGACTGTGATCTGTGTTTTTATGATTGTTATCGAGTATCTATCATTAAAACCTTTCGCTTTTCGTAATCTTGAAGGCTTTCCAATCGAacaatttatttgtttagttttttttttttttgaaaatttatttggtGGATGAAGCTTCGAATCATAGAACCATTCTTTAGGCTATAAATAAGGCTGTTTTTGTGTATGTAAGAGATCAATCTCACTTCAGTAGCTTTGTTTGATTATTGCCTCGAATTCTTAATCAGGTCTTCTATTTCAAATCTCTTATCGTTTTTTCCCCTTCAA
The sequence above is drawn from the Gossypium hirsutum isolate 1008001.06 chromosome A05, Gossypium_hirsutum_v2.1, whole genome shotgun sequence genome and encodes:
- the LOC107959094 gene encoding ubiquitin-conjugating enzyme E2 7 isoform X1, producing MASQASLLLQKQLKDLCKNPVDGFSAGLVDDSNVFEGSVTIVGPPDTFYEGGFFNAIMSFPPDYPNSPPTMKFTTDVWHPNVYTDGTVCISILHPPGDDPNGYELASERWMPIHTVESIVLSIISMLSSPNDESPANVEAAKEWRENRDEFRKKVSRCVRRSQEML
- the LOC107959094 gene encoding ubiquitin-conjugating enzyme E2 7 isoform X2, whose amino-acid sequence is MASQASLLLQKQLKDLCKNPVDGFSAGLVDDSNVFEGSVTIVGPPDTFYEGGFFNAIMSFPPDYPNSPPTMKFTTDVWHPNVYTDGTVCISILHPPGDDPNGYELASERWMPIHTKEWRENRDEFRKKVSRCVRRSQEML
- the LOC107959095 gene encoding uncharacterized protein, whose protein sequence is MASNVKPVLGYAIFYVKDVAKSVDFYAKAFGYNVRRLDESHRWGELESGQTTIAFTPKHQHETDELTGEVQVPKSDVHRPPLELCFIYSDVDAAFTRAVENGAMAVSEPEDKKDWGQRVGYVRDIDGMLVRMGSYVKSPKED